The DNA window TTTTGATAATGAATTATGACCACAAAGGTACTAAGATACAATTAACTATCAAACATTTCACCTTTTGAGAAATAAAGTTGAATTTTAGTTTTATAATATCGGCGCATTTCTTGTGTTTTTCGATAACGCTCTTTTGACATTTGCCTTGTTCGTTCTCGATAATCTTTATTTTCGTGATAACGTTTTTTTGCCCTCTCAATTGTCGCTTTCCTATACTCTGCATTTTTGTGATACCTTTCGAGTGATTGTTGTTTTAAGATAGCACGATATATTTTATCTTTTTGATAACGATTATTCTTTGGATGTTTTAGTATTTTCTCTGTCTGTTTTTGTAATTCCATAACGCAATTTTATTTTAATATATTGTAACTATTTATTGAGTTCTTAACGGCAATTTTTTCTAAGCCACTAAGACTTTCCTTGTGCTTGATATTAACATTATGTATCGGCTTGCGTAACTTTTTTAATTCTTCAAGAGCTTTAAGATGATCTTTATTATCCATTTCAAATCCAATTTGGTGGTGAGTGCCTGGGGATGGTTGCTAAACGTTACTATGAAATACGAATGTTGAATGAAAAGAGAGCGGTTCCTTGATTATCAGTTTAGCTAATTTATTCTTCATCGAAATAATCTAAATCAATTTTCTTAATCTGATAGGCAGATACAGTCGAAACAGCTAAATCAAAATCAATCATATATTGAGTTAACAGTTCTCCATCAACCAAAACAATCTTTGTTTCATTTTTAGGAGTATAATCCAAAGCCTCTTTAGAAAAATAAGAAGTAGTTATAAATATTCCTTTCTTAGCGCCTTGTCCGGCTAATGCGCCAACGAATTTTTGCAATTCAGGTCTACCGATTACGCCTTCCCATCTCTTTGCTTGGATATAAATTACGTCTAAGCCAAGTTTATCTTCTTTAATTATTCCATCGATTCCTTCATCCCCACTTCTGCCAATTGCTTTGCCAGCATCCTTTATTGAACCACCGTAGCCCATTTTGACTAGTAACTCAATAACTAATTTTTCAAAAAAAGATGCAGGGAGGTTCTTAATTTTTGACAACAAATCTTGAGATAAGGACTTTCTAATTTTTTGGTAAGAATATTCTAAACTCTCTTCTGGTGTGAGGTCGTTATCGTTATCAGATGCAATCTCAGTTTCGGTCTCATCTTTTTCAGATCGATCTTTTTTATACGTTTTTGTGTGCTCGATATATTCTGGAATCACCTTTAAAGTTTTTAAATTAACAAAAGGGGGATTGGTTTTTAGTAAGTCTAAGCCGTTTTGAGTGATTTTGAAATGAGCGCGTTTAGTGTTCTCAATTAAAGCAGCCATTTTTAGATGTGCTTTTGCCCAAAAGACACGGTTATAAAACACATATTGTGTGCCACTTGGAAGAAGTTGGGATAACTCATCATCGCTTAGATTGAACTCTTTCGACAGATATTCAATGGTATCTTTGGTAGAATGCTCTAGTTTATCAATACAAAATTTTAATAATGGCAACATTATACTTTGAAAATCTGGAATTCGCATTTTATTCTCCATTTTTATTAACATTAAATATTAATCATTTGTACGATAATCTGAATAGCACAACCGCTGATTCCGCTTACACAAGCGGTGGGAACAATATGTTATTTAAAACTATTCAAACTCAAACAGCTTTTCGTCAAGCTCGTTTCAAAACAGAAATTTAACATCTTTGTAAAACTAATGTATTGACTAAAAATTTTTGAATTCTTCTTCCGTGATGTTAGCTTGCTTTAATATTTTACGAAATGTTCCAATCGGAATATCTCCAGTATGCATCGCGACGTACGTTTGCCTTCCCTCTGCATGTCTCAAAATTATATGAGAGCCGGATTGGCGTCTGACCTCAAAGCCCGCCCGTTGTAATTTTTGTAGAACCTCTTTAGCCGAGTATGGCATCTTCCAATTCTATAAATGAATATAATGACTCAGATTCTGGTTTTATTTTCTCACCGTTAGATTTCTTTTCCTCAATCCAAAGTTTAATTAAATCAAGAGCAGCATTCTTAGCACCTTCGATGCCTAATCCGTGAGTTGTAAGGTCGAGTGTAGGTAGGTGGGCGTAATAATATCCCTCCGGAAAATTTGTCTCAGTTATTTTTTCATAGATGACTGTAAAATTCATCGTTAACACCTTATATTGTCATATTATTATACAAAAATTCAATTATAATAACAATTTTGTTTCTCTCCCTACCTTTTGCTAAATTCAATCAAACCAATATTGAGTATTTGAATTTTTCAATCTTTGAATCTTTTAATCTTTTAATCTTTTAATCTTTTAATTGACCTTATGAGTCTGATCGTTAGCATATCCGGTGTCCGCGGTGTAGTTGGGGAGACCCTAACTCCCGAAGTTGCAGTGCTTTATGCAAAATCTTTTGCCGAATACTGTCTGCAAAAAACTCCACAGGGAACCAAGTGTAAAATCGTACTCGGCAGAGACGGCAGAATTACTGGTAAAATTTTAACCAACATAATCTCGTCAACTTTGCTCGCTATGGGATGCGATGTTGTTGCAATCGGTGTTTGCCCAACGCCTACGGTTGCACTTGCGGTTGAGAAGTCGGATGCCATCGGTGGTATCGCCGTTACGGCGAGCCACAATCCTATGCAGTGGAATGGAATGAAATTCTTCAACCACGAGGGTTTATTCCTCGATGCGAAGGAGATGAAAGATTTTTTAGAAGTGGTAAATTCCGGTTATATGAATTATGCGGCTTGGAACAAAATTGGAACTCATATATCCGATACATTCTGGATACAAAAACACATCGATACCGTTTTACAACTCAAGTGTATTGATGTTGAAAAAATAAAGAGCAGAAAATTCAAAGTAGTACTTGACTGTATTAATAGTGCGGGCGGAGTAATTGTACCGCCGCTGTTGAAGATGCTTGAATGTGAAGTTGTTGAAATGAACTGCGACGTGAGCGGAATATTTGCACACACTCCCGAGCCAATCCCCGAAAATCTTACTGCTTTAGCACAAAAAGTTCGAGACGAAAATGCAGATCTCGGAATCGCTGTGGACCCGGATGTTGATAGGCTTGTTTTAATTACAGAAAAAGGTGAACCACTTGGCGAAGAATATACAATTGCGTCTGTGGTAAATTTTGTACTGAGCAGAGAGCAGAGAGCAAAGAGTCCCGCCGATGGCGGGATAAACTCCGAGCAAAGTGTGGTTGTGAATTTGTCAACGACGAGAGCGGTGGATGAAATTGCAAAAAGTTATAATGCAGAAGTTGTTAGAACTCCTGTCGGAGAAATTAATGTTGCGAAGAAGATGAAGGAAGTCGGTGCAATTATCGGCGGCGAAGGAAGCGGAGGTGTAATATATCCCGAAGCTCATTACGGCAGGGATGCTATTGTGGGAATCGGGTTGGTGCTGCAAATGCTTGCTGAGTTTGGCAGGAGTTTGTCGGAGTACAAAGCTACATTGCCGCAGTATTATATTACTAAAAGTAAAGTTGAAATAGGGAATTTAAATCCTGATAAACTTCTCAATCAAATTATTGAAAAATTTAAAGATGAAAAGATTAATACTGAAGACGGTGTTAAAATAGATTTTGCTGATTCGTGGGTGCATTTAAGAAAATCGAACACTGAGCCGATTGTGAGAATAATTGCCGAAGCTACGAATGTAATGGAAGCAGAACAATCGGTCAAGCATTTTAAAGAAGAAATCCTTAAATTAAGTAAGGAACATTGATTCATTTTCCCATTTATTCATTTGACTATTGACTTAATGGAACAATGATAAAATGATTGAATGCATTAATGCTAAAATATTGACATTAACATAACTCTACAGTGGTTACATATGGTTTTATCAAAAGTAATAGGCACAATAGTTTCGACGCAGAAGAACGAACATCTGCATTCGCACAAAATTTTAATCACACAACCAATCGATCTTGAAGGCAAATTAATCGGCAGGGATGTGCTCGCAATCGATACTGTTAATGCCGGAGTTGGCGACACTGTTTTAGTTAACGCTGAAGGAAGTTCGGCGCGACAAATTTTAAAGGACGAAAAAATTCCAGTCCATTCAGTTATAGTTGCAGTTGTGGATGGGTTCGATATCGTCGAGTGATGGTATTTTAGAGCTTTGTAGTGATTGAGTAATGGAACAGAATAATGACTACAATTAATATCAAAGACTTATTAATTCTTTCGTACATTCCGGGAATCGGGCACAATCGTTTGCGCTCGTTAGTTACTCATTTTAAAAATTCAACAGATGCTTTAAATAGCTCTGCGAAGGAAATAATTAATGTCGAGGGTTTTAATAAAAAATTAGCTGTAACTATATCGGCATTTAAAAGAAGTGGAGATTATCATAAAGCCGAACAATACGCAGTTCACCAACTTTCAAAAATGAATAAATCGGATGGTCGCATAATTACACTTTGGGACGATGAGTATCCTGATTTGCTGAAAAAGATTTACGACCCGCCCTGTTATCTCTTCATCAAAGGTAATTTGAAGAAGGAGGATAAATATTCAATCGCGATTGTCGGAACCCGGAATCCTTCAACATACGCCATTACGATGACAGAAAAGTTTACACAGGAACTTGCCCGATTAGGAATCACAATCGTAAGCGGTTTAGCCCGCGGTGTTGATTCAGTTGCTCATAGTTCAGCATTGAAAGTCGGAGGGAGAACGATCGGAGTGATAGGTTCGGGAATTGATGTTATATATCCACCAGAAAACAAAAATCTATATTCACGTATCGAGCAAAACGGTGGAGTGATTTCCGAGTATGCTATGGGAACGAAACCAGATGCCGGAAATTTTCCAAGAAGAAACCGGATTGTAAGCGGTATGACACTCGGAACTATCATCGTCGAAACAGGTATCGACGGTGGGGCAATGATTACTGCTAATACGGCTCTCGATCAAAACAGAGATGTGTTTGCCGTTCCCGGTTTGATTACTGAAGTCAGAGCTTTGGGCTGCAATACTTTAATCAGAGATGGCAGAGCAAAGTTAATTACAACTGTTGACGATGTGTTATCTGAATTAAGCACAAAACTCAAACCGCTGTTACGCGAGGTAACAAAACACGAAAAAAAAATAGATGTTAATCTTTCATTTTTTGAAAAGAATATTTACGACACATTGAATGATGAGCCAATCCACATCGATTTACTTGCGGAGAAATCGGGGATGTCTACCTCGGATGCACTTGTAAATCTTTTAAGCCTTGAATTTAAAGGACTTGTAAGGCAACTGCCGGGAAAAATGTTTGTGAGATTGTAGTCGCTTTGCAACCATCCATCAAACCACTTTTCTGATATTCCGTTCAATATTAATTTTCCATTTTCGATAAAAAAGCTGTATATTATTTGTGCAATGTTTGCAATAGAGAACAAAATAATAGATGAACGCATACCGTATATAAAATTTTTATGCGATTTGGAAGTTTGTAAAGGCGGTTGCTGCACTCTGAGGGGGGGCAAAGGTGCCCCGCTCGCAGATTCTGAAATTATTGAGATTGAGAATGCGCTTCCTGTTGTTAAAAAATATTTAGAGGCGAAAAGTTTACAAGAGATCGAAAATAACTACGGCATCGAAGGTTCGCCAGGCAATTTTACAACAGGTTGTATCGACAACAAAGATTGTGTTTTTGTATATTATGATCGCGATATAGCAAAATGTGCATTTGAAAAAGCATTCTTCAACAACGAAATCAGTTGGCGGAAACCTATATCGTGTCACTTGTTTCCGATTCGTATTGCGAATTTCGGGGGCGAAGTAGTTCGGTTCGAAAAAATTTCCGAATGTAAACCGGCAATTGTGAATGGAAAGAAAAACGACATGCCGCTATACACTTTTTTAAGTGATGCTTTGATACGAAAATACGGCGCACGATGGTACAAATTGTTTCGAGAGAATTGTGAGTTACATCTAAAATTAGAAAGTGAGATTCAAGCATAAATGTTAAAGTTAAGTCAACATCAAAAATTAATGATGAAGCTGACACCCCAGCAGGTGCAGTATCTGAAGTTACTTCAGCTTCCATTGCTCTCTTTAGAACAGCGGATAAAAGCGGAGTTAGAACAGAATCCATTGTTAGAAGAAGGTGCTGACGATGAGATGGAAAATCCGCAAGACGAGCCAACCGAAGAACCGCCGCTTGAAGCATCCGAAGAAGTAGAAGGAGTTATCCGAACTGAGCCGGAGGAAGATAAGTACACTTTCGAAGACTTTATGAACGATGAGCTTAATGGTTACAAAACATATTACGAACCTGCGCCGGACGAGGATTCCAAAGAAGAGATGCCTATGCCCGCCGATGTTGCTCTTACACAAAAATTGCTTGATCAAATACGGTTGTTAGATTTTACAGATGAAGAATTTTTAATAGCTGAAGAAATCATCGGTAACATTGATGAAGACGGTTACCTAAGGCGTCCGCTGGAAAATATAATCGAAGATTTGAATTTGAGCAGGGATTTGAATATTACAAAAGAACAAGCTGAAAAAGTTTTATTCCAAGTCCACAGGATCGACCCACCCGGAATTGGAGCCAGAAATTTACAGGAATGTTTGATAGCACAACTTGAGGTAAGTGAATTCGATGCTAAGCTGAAAGCATTAGCCGAAAAAATTCTGCGTCAGCATTTCGAACACTTTACTATGAAACATTTTGAAGAATTAGCAAAGTTATTGGATATCAGTATTGAACAGTTGAAACAAGTACTCGAACTGATTCAAAAATTAAATCCGAAACCGGGCGAGGGGTATATTACACAGCAACAAAATTATATCGTTCCCGATTTTATTATTGAGCACGACGCCGATGATATCATAATAACTTTAAATGATAGGAACGTTCCCCCGCTTCGTGTGAATAAAGCTTATAAGGAAATGATGTCGCGACGGAAGAAGAATTCGGTTAACGTCGAAACGAAAGATTTTATTCGTAAACGTTTCGAGGCGGCAAAATGGTTTATTGCTTCAATACACCAACGGCGGGATACAATGATGAAAGTAATGCACGCAATAGTTGAGCGTCAGCGGGAATTTTTCGACACAGGTGAAAATTTGAAACCGATGATATACAAGCATATTGCTGAGATGATCGGTATGGATATTTCTACAATCAGCCGCGTTGTGAACAATAAATATGTGCAGAATGAATACGGAGTTTATGAGTTGCGCTATTTCTTCAGTGACAAGATTTCAACTGCAAGTGGTGAAGATATGGCAAACAAGGAAGTTAAGAAAAAGATAAAGAAACTTATCGAATCTGAGTCGCCCGATAAACCATACAGCGATGATGAAATATCAAAAATTTTCAAAGAAGAAGGAATGTTTGTAGCCCGCCGCACAGTTGCAAAATACCGTGAGCAGTTGAAGGTTCCGATAGCGAGGATGAGAAGGAAGATATAGTTTTAGATTTTAGATTGTAGATTTGAGAATTCGAAAATTAGCGAATCAATATCATTTTCTTGACCTCTACAAACGAGTCGGTTTGTAACTTGTAAAAGTAAATTCCACTGGATAAACCGGCGGCATTCCATATAACTTCATAACTACCCATTTTTTTGAATTCATTAACCAGTGTTGCTACTTCTTGTCCCAAAATATTGAACACTTTCAATGTTACGTAATTATCCATTGGCAATTGATAATTGATAACTGTCAACGGGTTGAATGGATTAGGATAATTTTGACCTAATGAAAAATCTGTTGGGTAATAATTGTTGTTTGGGTTTTCAACATATAATCCGCTCGTGGTAGTGCGTAATATAATTCCATCCATTCCTACGACAGTCCCGGTATTCACATCTGTAAAAGAAATTCCAAGAAGTGGATTTGCTACACCGCTAGTTTGTTTTATCCAATTTTGACCGCCGTCAGAAGTCCGAAGAATAAGCCCGTTATCGCCAATGATAAAGCCAACCATTTCCGAGATATATTGAACAGCAAACAAATCTTCAGTAACAAAGCTGGTTTGTATAAACCACGAATCACCTCCGTTTGATGTTCGTAGGATTGTTCCCCCGCTACCGATAATTGTTCCAATTATGTTATTCGCAAAGGCCACGCTATTCAAATCGTTTTGTGTATTACTTTGTCGATCTATCCATTCAATTCCTTTATTTGTCGTATGAAGAATTGTCCCATTTTTTCCCACAGAAAAGCCAATGTTTGATTTTGTGAAATAAATATCATTAAGGTCGAATGTTATATTGCTTTCTTGAGCCGACCAAGTAATACCATTGTCAGTTGTATACTTTATTGTTCCGCTTGATCCGACAACGTATCCGGTATCTTCATTTATAAAGTAAAGTCCATAATATGTTCTTGCCGTGCCGCTAATTGAGTCGCTGCTTTGAATTGTCCACGACGTACCTGAATCTGTTGTCCGTAGTATTGTCTCGCAATCACCAACGATTATCCCATTATTATTCATGTAGGATATTCCATAAAGATGTCTTCCTATCCAGTTTCGTATCCGCTTCCAGTTTGAGCCGCCATCTGTAGTGCGAACAATCATTCCATACTCACCTACAGCTATCCCAGTACTCTGATTGAAAAAGTATACATCGTAAAGATTGTTCATGATCTGAACGTTTGGATTTGTCCAGTTGATTCCTCCATCTGTCGTATAAATTATTAATCCGTTTGTACCGACAGCCACACCTTTATTCTTATCTAGATACTGAACTCCATAAAGGTTATAATCTTGATTAATTGAATGGTCGATCCAGTTTAACCCGCCATCTGTGGTTTGTATTATTGTTCCGTAATTTCCTATTGCAACTGCAGTTAACGAGTCAATTGTAAATACATCATTTAGAACGTGTGGTGTGCCACTATTTTGTGCAGTCCAGTTATTACCACCATTGATAGTACGAAAAGTGATATTTCCACCAACAGCAAAACCTTTTAGTGAATCTATAAAAGATAAATGATTTAATATAACTGTAGAATCGAAATTAATATTATACCAGTTATTACCCGCGTCTGTGGATTTCAAAATAAATCCTTCGGGTCCGGCGATGATAACATTATTCTTATTTAAAAATAAAACATCGGTTAACGAGAAATAAGGTTGTACAATATTTTGTGAAAGCCACATCTGTCCACTGTTTGTTGTCTGAAGATATGTGCCATTCTCACCGACTACAATACCTGTATCAATGCTATTAAAGTGAACTCCTAATAGATTTATCGATGTCCCGCTCGATTGAAATGTCCAAGTGTAGCCGCCATCGGATGTTTTAATAATTGTCCCACTGTTGCCGACTCCAATTATGTTTAAAGAGTCAAGAAAAATTATATCATTTAAAGTGTGTGAAGTAATACTCGTTAGTGTAGTCCAAGTAGCACCACGGTCAAGGGTTCTCAAAATAGTACCATTCTCTCCAATTGCAAACCCATAATTTGAATTATAAAATGTTAATTCTCGTAATGTATTGTTTTGAAGAGGAGGGGTTTGTCTGTACCAGCCGGTCTGTGCTGAATTATTTATAGTATAAAAGACAATTAAAAATAAAAATACTAAATATTTATCAAGGATTTTAAGCATGTTATTCTCCATAAATATAAAAGAAATTGTTCTTTTATTGCTTCTATCAGTACAGCTACCAACCTAGGATAATCAATTGATTTGGCATCTATACCATTTTCTTCATAATTAACAACCTTATTCCCAAAATGGTTATCATCACCGCCTTGGGAAGTAGTCCCAGTCCAAAAAGTTATCTGTCCATTTGAAGGCATGTTTTTATCCTTTCTGTCTTAATCAAATATAAGATTGACTCTGCTGAAAATCAATGTTTTTAAACAAAAAATGAATTTTTCTATTTCCACAAAAAAATGTATCTTATATGTGTTAAATATTAAAAGAAAACCTTATGTCAAATATCATACGATCAACAACAGTCATCGGTTTAACTCATAAAGGCAAATGCGTAATGGGCAGCGACGGACAGGTAACTGTCGGTAATGTTATTATGAAACACGGCGCTAAGAAAGTCCGCAAGCTTTACAACGACACTGTACTCGCTGGTTTTGCGGGCGCCGCCGCCGATGCTTTTACTCTCTTCGAACGTTTCGAAGATAAACTTCAGGAATATCGCGGTAACTTATTGCGTGCATCGGTTGAGCTTACAAAAATGTGGCGGACAGATAAGTATCTAAGACATCTCGAGGCGCTTCTTGCCGTTATCGATAAGGAAAAAGCTTTAATAATATCCGGTACAGGCGAAATCATAGAACCCGACGATGGTATAGTCGCTATCGGTTCGGGGGGGAGTTACGCGCTTGCTTCGGTACGCATGTTGGTGAAATACTCCGACCTATCGACACGGCAAATCGTAGAAGAATCCTTAAAGACCGCAGGCGAAATCTGTATCTACACAAATCAGAACATTACAATCGAAGAATTGTAAATATTGTTGAATATATATTTCTACATAGATCGAAGTCCTTTGTACTTCAACGAATACGAAACGATCTATGTCTCCGTAGGAGACAAATGTTTGTAGAAAATAATATATTAAGCGATCGACTCCAGCGGAGTCGAATGGAAACAATCAAACTACATATAATAGCAAACGAAAATAAAGTATGAATAAAAAAAACAAAAAAGAGAATCACCACGAATTAACTCCTCGTGAAATCGTAAAAGAGTTAGACAAATACATCATCGGTCAGGATGCTGCAAAAAAATCTGTTGCTATTGCAATCCGCAACCGCTGGCGACGACTGCAAGCTCCCAAAAACCTCCGCGAAGAAATTATGCCCAACAACATCATTATGATTGGACCTACGGGTGTTGGCAAAACAGAAATTGCTCGGCGGCTTGCAAAACTCGTGGACGCCCCTTTCCTGAAAGTTGAAGCATCCAAATACACCGAGGTCGGTTACGTTGGTAGAGATGTCGAGTCGATGGTGCGGGATCTAACTGAATATTCGGTAAGCATGGTCAAAGCCCAGAAGGCAGCAGAGGTACAGGACAAGGCACGCAAGAACGCGGAGGAGAGGATATTAGATATCTTAATTCCTAATCGCAAGAAGTCAACAAGTGAAACAGCAATAGAAAAACCTGAAGATGCCGAAAATATTTCATTCACCAGAGAACGTTTCAGGGAAAAATTAGCTAAAGGCGAACTTGATGAGAGGGTCATTGAATTAGATGTAACGACAGATCAAATTCCTGCTATGCAAGTTTTTGGTCCTGTTAATTTGGAGGAGATGGGGGTTAATATACAGGAAATGTTCGGTAGTATTTTGCCGAAAAAAATGAAGAAACGGAAATTGACTATCGCCGAAGCAAAGGTAGTTATTGCCCACGAGGAAGCCCAGAAGTTAATTGATATGGATGCAGTAGTTAAAGAAGCGCTGTTGCGGGTTCACGACTCTGGAATAATTTTCCTCGATGAAATTGATAAAATTGCCGGCTCAAGAAGTCAGTCGCACGGACCCGACGTTTCACGAGAAGGTGTTCAACGCGATTTATTACCTATCGTTGAAGGTTCGAATGTGATGACAAAATACGGTATGGTAAAGACCGACCACGTCCTGTTCATTGCTTCCGGAGCTTTCCATATGACGAAACCTTCTGATTTAATTCCTGAGCTGCAAGGGAGATTTCCGATTAGGGTGGAGCTAAA is part of the Bacteroidota bacterium genome and encodes:
- the hslV gene encoding ATP-dependent protease subunit HslV, producing MSNIIRSTTVIGLTHKGKCVMGSDGQVTVGNVIMKHGAKKVRKLYNDTVLAGFAGAAADAFTLFERFEDKLQEYRGNLLRASVELTKMWRTDKYLRHLEALLAVIDKEKALIISGTGEIIEPDDGIVAIGSGGSYALASVRMLVKYSDLSTRQIVEESLKTAGEICIYTNQNITIEEL
- the glmM gene encoding phosphoglucosamine mutase, producing MSLIVSISGVRGVVGETLTPEVAVLYAKSFAEYCLQKTPQGTKCKIVLGRDGRITGKILTNIISSTLLAMGCDVVAIGVCPTPTVALAVEKSDAIGGIAVTASHNPMQWNGMKFFNHEGLFLDAKEMKDFLEVVNSGYMNYAAWNKIGTHISDTFWIQKHIDTVLQLKCIDVEKIKSRKFKVVLDCINSAGGVIVPPLLKMLECEVVEMNCDVSGIFAHTPEPIPENLTALAQKVRDENADLGIAVDPDVDRLVLITEKGEPLGEEYTIASVVNFVLSREQRAKSPADGGINSEQSVVVNLSTTRAVDEIAKSYNAEVVRTPVGEINVAKKMKEVGAIIGGEGSGGVIYPEAHYGRDAIVGIGLVLQMLAEFGRSLSEYKATLPQYYITKSKVEIGNLNPDKLLNQIIEKFKDEKINTEDGVKIDFADSWVHLRKSNTEPIVRIIAEATNVMEAEQSVKHFKEEILKLSKEH
- the rpoN gene encoding RNA polymerase factor sigma-54, whose translation is MLKLSQHQKLMMKLTPQQVQYLKLLQLPLLSLEQRIKAELEQNPLLEEGADDEMENPQDEPTEEPPLEASEEVEGVIRTEPEEDKYTFEDFMNDELNGYKTYYEPAPDEDSKEEMPMPADVALTQKLLDQIRLLDFTDEEFLIAEEIIGNIDEDGYLRRPLENIIEDLNLSRDLNITKEQAEKVLFQVHRIDPPGIGARNLQECLIAQLEVSEFDAKLKALAEKILRQHFEHFTMKHFEELAKLLDISIEQLKQVLELIQKLNPKPGEGYITQQQNYIVPDFIIEHDADDIIITLNDRNVPPLRVNKAYKEMMSRRKKNSVNVETKDFIRKRFEAAKWFIASIHQRRDTMMKVMHAIVERQREFFDTGENLKPMIYKHIAEMIGMDISTISRVVNNKYVQNEYGVYELRYFFSDKISTASGEDMANKEVKKKIKKLIESESPDKPYSDDEISKIFKEEGMFVARRTVAKYREQLKVPIARMRRKI
- a CDS encoding YCF48-related protein; translation: MLKILDKYLVFLFLIVFYTINNSAQTGWYRQTPPLQNNTLRELTFYNSNYGFAIGENGTILRTLDRGATWTTLTSITSHTLNDIIFLDSLNIIGVGNSGTIIKTSDGGYTWTFQSSGTSINLLGVHFNSIDTGIVVGENGTYLQTTNSGQMWLSQNIVQPYFSLTDVLFLNKNNVIIAGPEGFILKSTDAGNNWYNINFDSTVILNHLSFIDSLKGFAVGGNITFRTINGGNNWTAQNSGTPHVLNDVFTIDSLTAVAIGNYGTIIQTTDGGLNWIDHSINQDYNLYGVQYLDKNKGVAVGTNGLIIYTTDGGINWTNPNVQIMNNLYDVYFFNQSTGIAVGEYGMIVRTTDGGSNWKRIRNWIGRHLYGISYMNNNGIIVGDCETILRTTDSGTSWTIQSSDSISGTARTYYGLYFINEDTGYVVGSSGTIKYTTDNGITWSAQESNITFDLNDIYFTKSNIGFSVGKNGTILHTTNKGIEWIDRQSNTQNDLNSVAFANNIIGTIIGSGGTILRTSNGGDSWFIQTSFVTEDLFAVQYISEMVGFIIGDNGLILRTSDGGQNWIKQTSGVANPLLGISFTDVNTGTVVGMDGIILRTTTSGLYVENPNNNYYPTDFSLGQNYPNPFNPLTVINYQLPMDNYVTLKVFNILGQEVATLVNEFKKMGSYEVIWNAAGLSSGIYFYKLQTDSFVEVKKMILIR
- the dprA gene encoding DNA-processing protein DprA; amino-acid sequence: MTTINIKDLLILSYIPGIGHNRLRSLVTHFKNSTDALNSSAKEIINVEGFNKKLAVTISAFKRSGDYHKAEQYAVHQLSKMNKSDGRIITLWDDEYPDLLKKIYDPPCYLFIKGNLKKEDKYSIAIVGTRNPSTYAITMTEKFTQELARLGITIVSGLARGVDSVAHSSALKVGGRTIGVIGSGIDVIYPPENKNLYSRIEQNGGVISEYAMGTKPDAGNFPRRNRIVSGMTLGTIIVETGIDGGAMITANTALDQNRDVFAVPGLITEVRALGCNTLIRDGRAKLITTVDDVLSELSTKLKPLLREVTKHEKKIDVNLSFFEKNIYDTLNDEPIHIDLLAEKSGMSTSDALVNLLSLEFKGLVRQLPGKMFVRL
- a CDS encoding DUF3109 family protein, with product MFAIENKIIDERIPYIKFLCDLEVCKGGCCTLRGGKGAPLADSEIIEIENALPVVKKYLEAKSLQEIENNYGIEGSPGNFTTGCIDNKDCVFVYYDRDIAKCAFEKAFFNNEISWRKPISCHLFPIRIANFGGEVVRFEKISECKPAIVNGKKNDMPLYTFLSDALIRKYGARWYKLFRENCELHLKLESEIQA
- a CDS encoding restriction endonuclease, whose translation is MRIPDFQSIMLPLLKFCIDKLEHSTKDTIEYLSKEFNLSDDELSQLLPSGTQYVFYNRVFWAKAHLKMAALIENTKRAHFKITQNGLDLLKTNPPFVNLKTLKVIPEYIEHTKTYKKDRSEKDETETEIASDNDNDLTPEESLEYSYQKIRKSLSQDLLSKIKNLPASFFEKLVIELLVKMGYGGSIKDAGKAIGRSGDEGIDGIIKEDKLGLDVIYIQAKRWEGVIGRPELQKFVGALAGQGAKKGIFITTSYFSKEALDYTPKNETKIVLVDGELLTQYMIDFDLAVSTVSAYQIKKIDLDYFDEE
- the hslU gene encoding ATP-dependent protease ATPase subunit HslU; this translates as MNKKNKKENHHELTPREIVKELDKYIIGQDAAKKSVAIAIRNRWRRLQAPKNLREEIMPNNIIMIGPTGVGKTEIARRLAKLVDAPFLKVEASKYTEVGYVGRDVESMVRDLTEYSVSMVKAQKAAEVQDKARKNAEERILDILIPNRKKSTSETAIEKPEDAENISFTRERFREKLAKGELDERVIELDVTTDQIPAMQVFGPVNLEEMGVNIQEMFGSILPKKMKKRKLTIAEAKVVIAHEEAQKLIDMDAVVKEALLRVHDSGIIFLDEIDKIAGSRSQSHGPDVSREGVQRDLLPIVEGSNVMTKYGMVKTDHVLFIASGAFHMTKPSDLIPELQGRFPIRVELNSLTEDDFVKILTIPQNALIKQYIAMLQTEGIDLQFSDDSIKEVAKIAREVNEQVENIGARRLHTILTTLLEELLFNAPDNISEDKIVVTREMVQDKLASIVKNRDLSRYIL
- a CDS encoding type II toxin-antitoxin system HicB family antitoxin, with amino-acid sequence MNFTVIYEKITETNFPEGYYYAHLPTLDLTTHGLGIEGAKNAALDLIKLWIEEKKSNGEKIKPESESLYSFIELEDAILG
- a CDS encoding type II toxin-antitoxin system HicA family toxin; amino-acid sequence: MPYSAKEVLQKLQRAGFEVRRQSGSHIILRHAEGRQTYVAMHTGDIPIGTFRKILKQANITEEEFKNF
- a CDS encoding EutN/CcmL family microcompartment protein — translated: MVLSKVIGTIVSTQKNEHLHSHKILITQPIDLEGKLIGRDVLAIDTVNAGVGDTVLVNAEGSSARQILKDEKIPVHSVIVAVVDGFDIVE